Proteins found in one Bacillota bacterium genomic segment:
- the fliG gene encoding flagellar motor switch protein FliG, with protein sequence MAGPDTAMSGRRKAAIVLVTMSSEAAAEVLKHLREAEIEQLTLEIATLGKVAPAQKEAVVSEFYQLCLAQEYIAQGGIDYAKQILEKALGSARAMEIINRLSASLRVTPFDFVRNIGADQLSGFIEGEHPQTIALIVAHLRPDQAAMVLSALSPELQADVASRVALMEGTRPEVVKEVESILERKLTSFGTQEFAAAGGVKSLVEVLQNVDRSTEKVIIERLEEENPAIAEQVKNLMFVFEDIVLMDDRYVQMVIREVDSRDLALALKVASDEVKQKVMKNISERAAQMLQEELEYLGPVRLRTVEEAQMKIVSIIRRMEEAGEIVTGRGKEDEMVV encoded by the coding sequence ATGGCCGGTCCAGACACAGCCATGAGTGGCCGGCGAAAGGCAGCCATAGTCCTGGTCACCATGAGCTCCGAGGCGGCGGCTGAAGTGCTCAAACACCTGCGTGAGGCAGAGATAGAACAGCTCACGCTGGAGATCGCCACCCTCGGCAAGGTGGCCCCTGCCCAGAAAGAGGCGGTGGTTTCAGAATTCTATCAGCTCTGCCTTGCCCAGGAGTACATAGCTCAGGGTGGGATCGACTACGCCAAACAAATACTGGAGAAAGCTCTCGGCTCTGCCCGGGCGATGGAAATCATCAACCGCCTCTCCGCCAGCCTCAGAGTCACCCCGTTTGATTTTGTGAGGAACATCGGCGCGGACCAGCTTTCAGGCTTTATCGAAGGTGAACACCCGCAGACCATAGCCCTGATCGTCGCGCACCTGAGGCCGGACCAGGCAGCTATGGTGCTCTCAGCCTTGTCCCCCGAGCTTCAGGCGGACGTCGCCTCGAGAGTCGCACTCATGGAAGGAACCAGGCCCGAAGTGGTCAAGGAGGTAGAGTCCATCCTCGAGCGCAAACTGACCTCTTTCGGAACACAGGAATTTGCCGCGGCTGGAGGTGTGAAGTCCCTGGTGGAGGTCCTCCAGAATGTGGACAGATCCACAGAGAAGGTGATCATCGAAAGGCTCGAGGAGGAGAATCCAGCCATAGCGGAGCAAGTGAAGAACCTCATGTTCGTCTTCGAGGATATCGTGCTCATGGACGACCGGTACGTCCAGATGGTGATCAGGGAGGTTGACTCAAGAGACCTTGCCCTGGCGCTCAAGGTGGCCAGCGACGAAGTGAAGCAAAAGGTGATGAAGAACATCTCGGAGCGTGCAGCGCAGATGCTTCAGGAGGAGCTAGAATACCTGGGCCCAGTCAGGCTGCGCACCGTGGAAGAGGCGCAGATGAAGATAGTGTCGATCATCAGGCGGATGGAGGAGGCCGGGGAGATCGTGACGGGCCGCGGGAAGGAGGACGAGATGGTTGTCTAG
- a CDS encoding FliH/SctL family protein, producing the protein MSSVIKRTYVQLESSHSSYLVPSAMPVFDDRNGCGRPTEADSCQAADQPETKAQRLMEEAKARAASLERAAWDRGFEAGKAEGIETVRSEYSSLLDLIGRMADEIRSRADRLVAESEREIVRLATAVAEKIVRHVIETDPDATLEIVQEAIRRAQGARSLVVRVNPEDLEMLVMRRAELMDLVIDAKNLKIVEDARIGRGGCVVEMDTGAVDARIDEQFAEIGRAFAEELSHNG; encoded by the coding sequence TTGTCTAGCGTCATCAAGCGCACATATGTGCAGCTGGAATCCAGCCACTCATCCTACCTGGTGCCGTCGGCCATGCCCGTCTTTGATGACAGGAATGGTTGCGGTCGCCCCACGGAGGCGGACTCTTGCCAAGCCGCAGACCAGCCAGAGACCAAGGCCCAGCGACTCATGGAAGAAGCGAAGGCCCGCGCGGCCTCGCTCGAGCGCGCCGCATGGGACCGGGGCTTTGAGGCGGGAAAAGCCGAGGGTATTGAGACAGTACGCTCCGAGTACTCATCACTCCTCGACCTCATCGGGAGAATGGCGGATGAGATTCGCAGCCGTGCTGACAGGCTTGTGGCTGAGTCAGAACGGGAAATAGTCAGGCTCGCCACTGCGGTTGCTGAGAAGATCGTCAGACACGTCATAGAGACCGACCCCGACGCCACCTTGGAGATCGTACAGGAGGCGATACGGAGAGCACAAGGGGCCAGGAGTCTGGTGGTGAGGGTCAACCCCGAGGATCTGGAGATGCTTGTCATGCGCCGCGCCGAGCTCATGGACCTCGTGATCGACGCGAAGAACCTCAAGATCGTCGAGGATGCCAGGATCGGACGGGGCGGATGCGTCGTGGAGATGGACACGGGAGCAGTGGATGCCAGGATAGATGAGCAATTCGCCGAGATCGG